The Terriglobus tenax genome contains a region encoding:
- a CDS encoding DUF507 family protein, with translation MRISRDKLNKLAHVVADTLADIDEAEFLEDRNTIRQEARKILEKLLLEETKIDLAARHKITSQRKIILEGTQEWDILYRKYYNDEVKKLGI, from the coding sequence GTGAGAATCTCGCGCGACAAACTCAACAAGCTTGCCCACGTCGTCGCTGACACCCTGGCGGATATCGACGAGGCGGAGTTCCTGGAGGATCGCAATACGATTCGCCAGGAGGCACGCAAGATCCTGGAGAAGCTCCTGCTGGAGGAAACCAAGATCGACCTGGCGGCCCGTCACAAGATCACCTCGCAGCGGAAGATCATCCTCGAAGGCACTCAGGAATGGGACATTCTGTACCGCAAGTACTACAACGATGAAGTGAAGAAACTCGGCATCTAG
- a CDS encoding (2Fe-2S) ferredoxin domain-containing protein, whose translation MAKFDRHVFVCSNERLESAARPSCRPRGGKQLKDAMKEAARAAGLKNSVRVNDAGCLDQCEHGPVMVVYPEAVWYGFVNLEDVQEIVTEHLVNGRPVERLRLADSCLNTAQCPHRT comes from the coding sequence ATGGCAAAGTTTGATCGTCACGTATTTGTATGCAGCAATGAGCGCCTGGAGAGCGCTGCACGTCCCAGCTGCCGCCCCCGCGGCGGAAAGCAGCTAAAAGACGCCATGAAGGAGGCCGCCCGGGCCGCGGGTCTGAAGAACTCTGTGCGCGTGAATGACGCCGGCTGCCTGGACCAGTGCGAGCACGGCCCGGTGATGGTGGTCTACCCGGAGGCCGTCTGGTACGGCTTTGTGAATCTGGAGGACGTCCAGGAGATCGTCACCGAGCACCTGGTGAACGGTCGCCCGGTGGAGCGTCTGCGACTGGCCGATAGCTGCCTGAACACCGCGCAGTGCCCTCACAGGACATAA
- a CDS encoding Kelch repeat-containing protein, which produces MAIAPLSATLFLLGKQSFRATVTGTTDTRVEFEVTGGGSTTTDGVYTAPQRSGDYWIRAWSVADPSKYATALIRVNGYQERVSDAGRTVDGYYEHTANLLTDGSVLIAGGYGSSGLHTYADRYIPGQSGVRTAARLILPRQQHASVVLPNGRVLLSGGFASLTPTNFFDPVFASTEIYDPATNTFLAGPQMNFARRKHTMTPLADGRVLVVGGISLHGHGFSANPQTEIYSPADNRFVTTGRMNDPRWLHSATRLKDGRVLVTGGRPNNCQVGCPQDGLRTAEIYNPATGTWSATGSMHISRYGHSAHLLQDGRVLIIGGESTEDLGETDQVREVEIYDPATGNFSTFAHLQEGRGFHALAELHDGRLLIAGGYKNSGQPMYTTEILDPQTKTVKTGPEMREFRSGALAVKLESGEVLIVGGHNSGSAVPLLDLFL; this is translated from the coding sequence GTGGCCATAGCGCCGCTCTCCGCGACGCTGTTTTTGCTGGGCAAGCAGAGCTTTAGGGCAACGGTCACGGGGACGACCGATACGCGGGTTGAGTTCGAAGTCACCGGCGGCGGCAGTACCACCACGGATGGCGTATATACCGCGCCGCAACGCAGCGGAGACTACTGGATCCGCGCCTGGAGCGTAGCCGATCCCTCGAAATACGCGACCGCCCTGATCCGGGTGAATGGCTACCAGGAAAGGGTAAGCGACGCTGGCAGGACGGTGGACGGATACTACGAGCACACTGCCAACCTGCTGACGGATGGCAGCGTACTGATTGCGGGTGGCTATGGTAGCTCGGGGTTGCATACGTATGCAGATCGATATATTCCGGGGCAGAGTGGAGTACGAACGGCGGCCCGGTTGATTCTCCCGCGGCAGCAGCACGCCTCGGTGGTTTTGCCGAACGGACGCGTCCTGCTTTCGGGAGGATTTGCGTCCCTGACCCCGACGAACTTCTTTGATCCTGTCTTCGCGAGTACGGAGATTTACGATCCTGCGACGAACACCTTTCTTGCAGGCCCACAAATGAACTTCGCACGGCGAAAGCACACCATGACGCCGCTGGCGGATGGCCGCGTCCTGGTGGTGGGTGGTATCTCCTTGCATGGGCATGGCTTTTCCGCCAATCCGCAGACGGAGATCTATTCTCCTGCCGACAACCGGTTTGTGACGACAGGAAGGATGAACGACCCGCGCTGGCTGCACAGTGCGACACGCCTTAAGGACGGCCGCGTGCTGGTGACAGGAGGCCGGCCAAACAACTGCCAGGTAGGCTGCCCGCAGGATGGCCTGCGCACGGCTGAGATCTACAATCCGGCGACAGGCACATGGAGCGCTACCGGCTCGATGCACATCAGCCGCTACGGCCATTCCGCACACTTGCTGCAGGACGGCCGGGTGCTGATCATCGGAGGGGAATCCACCGAAGACCTTGGTGAAACCGACCAGGTTCGCGAGGTCGAGATCTATGATCCCGCGACAGGGAACTTCTCCACCTTCGCGCATCTACAGGAAGGACGCGGCTTCCACGCACTGGCGGAGCTGCATGACGGCCGGTTGCTGATAGCCGGCGGATATAAGAACAGTGGACAACCCATGTACACGACAGAAATCCTCGATCCTCAGACAAAGACGGTGAAAACAGGGCCAGAGATGCGTGAGTTCCGTTCCGGAGCCCTGGCAGTGAAGCTGGAGAGTGGAGAAGTGCTGATCGTTGGCGGTCATAACTCAGGCTCGGCGGTTCCTTTACTGGATCTCTTCCTTTAG
- a CDS encoding DUF507 family protein produces MIFSKDYVTYLAKQTVQQLIDAKMIRSDKPAALNERVNNGLLDELSLEDRINDEVRVILEAFQDDMRKTGASYPEMFKKVKNELVRKYKAVL; encoded by the coding sequence ATGATTTTTTCCAAGGACTACGTCACCTATCTGGCGAAGCAGACCGTGCAGCAGCTGATCGACGCGAAGATGATTCGCTCGGACAAGCCGGCGGCTCTGAATGAGCGTGTCAATAACGGCCTGCTCGACGAGCTTTCGCTCGAGGACCGGATCAATGACGAGGTCCGCGTCATTCTGGAGGCCTTCCAGGATGACATGCGAAAGACCGGCGCAAGCTACCCCGAGATGTTCAAGAAGGTGAAGAACGAGCTTGTGCGCAAATACAAGGCGGTGCTGTGA